The Halotia branconii CENA392 region TTTAAATGGACCAGAAAGCACGATAATCTTGTCACCAGTAGCCATGTCAATTTTGACAATCGGCTCTTGTTCTGTAGTCTGTTTGAATATCCGTTCTACTTCGGAGTGACCCAAAGGTACAGGTTTAACGTGACCACGACCCCTAGCGCTACCACGTTTTTGTTCTGCTCCCACAAAGTTAATTACATGGGAAGTATTTCGCACTACTTGCCAGGAATCATCATCCATTACCATCCGTACTAGCACGTAGCCAGGAAAAACTTTTTCTTCTGTGTGCTGCCGGCTGCCATCTTTGCGGATTTTTACCGCTGGCGTATGGGGAATTTCTACCTGAACAATTTTTTCAGCGACATCAAACGTTTGGATGCGTTGTTCTAAGTTTGTCTTGACACGTTTTTCACAGCCTGAGGCTACTTGCACTGCATACCAGCGTGCTTCGTTGAGCGCTGTTTCTGCTGTTTCCTCAGACTGCAAACCTGAGTTAAGTGGTTCGTCTGTTGCGGAAGTCATCAAAACACCTGTTTTGCAGCCCAACCAAAAAATCCATCGACCAAATAGATTAAAGAAGCGGAGAGTGTCACCATGAGCAATACAGCCGCTGATTCGCTCACCAACTGCTTGCGACTAGGCCAAACTACTTTCTCCAGTTCTTCTCTAGTTCCCTGAAAGAAGTTGACAAAACTAAACCCATTTGTGGTTTCTGGCATTTCTGCTTCATTTTTTTTGGCCACAGTCGTTAATCTCCCCGTTTCTTATACAGCTATATCCTGCTTGCTAATTTGCGCTCAGGTTTACAGCTTCAAATCCATCCTACTTACCTAAAAGCAAAAAAGCTGTAAATTATTATTTAAATAATTATACCCGAAATCATTAGCACTAACTGCTATGTTAGCAGCTGTGCTATTGTTCCGGGCTGTATTTCTTGCTTTTGAGCGCGCCCTGGAGGACTTGAACCCCCGACATCAGGTTTTGGAGACCTGCGTTCTACCAACTGAACTAAGAGCGCACAAGCTGGATTGGATTCAGTTATTGCGCTGAACTTTTAGTTTAACGCAACGCGATTCTTATCTTACCCTATTTTTGTCTAGAGAACAAATCAGCGGCAAACGCCGCTTCTTGTTTCGTAGAGATTTTTCCCACACCCTGATATAACATCATAAAGAACGGTCAAACCGTTGCTTGATGCGGGTAGCTTTACCGACGCGATCGCGCAGATAATATAGCTTAGCACGCCGTACTTTACCACGACGCACGACTTTGATATTGTCAATCCGGGGAGAATGCAACAGAAAGACCCGTTCTACACCTACGCCTTGGAATACGCGGCGAACTGTAATAGTTTCATTAATGCCGCCGTTACGTTTGGCAATTACAACTCCTTCATAAGGTTGTACACGGTATTTTTCGCCTTCTTTGATTTTCACCCCGACTTTTATAGTATCACCTACATAAATTGTAGGAAGATCAGATTTTAGTTGTTCCGCTTCAATAGAACGGATAATCTCTTGAGCGCTCATGGTCTGTATGCTTTAAAAACTCACAATCATTAATCATAAATCGATCATCCTGTTTCAGTCTACTGAATTTCAAGATTGAGATTTTTACCGATACAGCAGCATAGTCAGGGAAGCTATATTGCAGAAGATTGAGATGCAAGTGTGATATTTATGAAATTTAGCGTCGTCATTACTACTTATAACCGTTTAGATTTGCTTTGCCGAGCGATTGATTCTGCACTTAACCAGACAATTCCTTGCGAGGTAGTTGTTGCTGATGACTGTTCTAGTGAAGATACTGAAACATATATCAGAAGTTTGGGTGAGTCGGTTGTCTACCACCGTAATGAGGTTAACAAAGGTCATGCAGCAACGGTCAATGCTGGAGTGCAAAAAGCCAGCGGCGACTGGATTAAATTTTTGGATGATGATGACTATTTAGATAGTAAGTGTATAGAACAAATGGCAAAAGCGATCGCACTTTGCCCTGAGGCTGTCATTTGCTCTTGTATTGCGGCTCAAGTAAATGCTGATGAAGTTGAATTAAGTCGTACCCCGCAAGTAGGGTCTGGTTTAGCTTGTTATATCCCTCAAGCAGATATTCATTATGGAATGCTCTTAGAAGTTGTGCCTTTTGGTACACCTGTACAAGTCGCCTGTCAAAGGGAAGCTTTTTGTAAAACTGGCGGTTGGGATTCCCAGCTTGATGCTAACTGTGATGATATTGATTCTTGGATTCGCATTGCTCAATTTGGTGAAGCTATTTTTATTAATCAATGCCTTGCCTACCGGACTATTTGGCCTGGTGCTTATAATCAAAAGTTTTCTTTATCTCAAAGGCTAGAGACAAATATTTTAATGAAAGAAAAAATATATGCCTTAATTGCCGAAAAACATCGCTCCCATGTTCCTGCATTTGAGGATATTAAAAATTACCTCAAACTACATTGGATTTTGGTAGCACTGAAGCAAAAAAACCTGCAAAGCTTTGTATCAATGTTAGATAAATCTTTATTTTCTCCTTTTGCTTGGCGACTTTTAGTAACTGCTATCTTTTCCCGTCAATCTCACACCTCCAACTCTCCAATTCGTAAATGTGTATTGATTGAGTCAGGACTTACGGATGGTTGACTGAATAACGTAGACACAGGCTTACCGTTTGCGGATCTACGTTACAAAAATTTACTTTGACAAAGGGTTTTAGCCTTAACTGATACAAATTTACTTATCTCCAAAAAATAGATCTTTTGCTAATTTTTAGCAAAAGATCTATACACTTTTCACGAGAATAAAAATACTTATTATTAACTTTTCTCATTAATACAGTAGGAACTTAGTTACCAGTCCCAGCGAATCTTGCTACGGGTATTGCTATTTCCCGCAGATTCTCTGAATCTTGATGTCTATCTTGATTAGCAAAATGCTTGTCCATAACTGCGGGAACTTGTGCAGCTTGAATCCGGCTATAGCGAGTTTTATCTGGCATTACTATGTTGGGGCCAGCCTT contains the following coding sequences:
- the nusG gene encoding transcription termination/antitermination protein NusG, translating into MTSATDEPLNSGLQSEETAETALNEARWYAVQVASGCEKRVKTNLEQRIQTFDVAEKIVQVEIPHTPAVKIRKDGSRQHTEEKVFPGYVLVRMVMDDDSWQVVRNTSHVINFVGAEQKRGSARGRGHVKPVPLGHSEVERIFKQTTEQEPIVKIDMATGDKIIVLSGPFKDFEGEVIEVSPERSKLKALLSIFGRDTPVELEFNQVEKQS
- a CDS encoding glycosyltransferase family 2 protein: MKFSVVITTYNRLDLLCRAIDSALNQTIPCEVVVADDCSSEDTETYIRSLGESVVYHRNEVNKGHAATVNAGVQKASGDWIKFLDDDDYLDSKCIEQMAKAIALCPEAVICSCIAAQVNADEVELSRTPQVGSGLACYIPQADIHYGMLLEVVPFGTPVQVACQREAFCKTGGWDSQLDANCDDIDSWIRIAQFGEAIFINQCLAYRTIWPGAYNQKFSLSQRLETNILMKEKIYALIAEKHRSHVPAFEDIKNYLKLHWILVALKQKNLQSFVSMLDKSLFSPFAWRLLVTAIFSRQSHTSNSPIRKCVLIESGLTDG
- the secE gene encoding preprotein translocase subunit SecE; translation: MAKKNEAEMPETTNGFSFVNFFQGTREELEKVVWPSRKQLVSESAAVLLMVTLSASLIYLVDGFFGWAAKQVF
- the rplS gene encoding 50S ribosomal protein L19 — translated: MSAQEIIRSIEAEQLKSDLPTIYVGDTIKVGVKIKEGEKYRVQPYEGVVIAKRNGGINETITVRRVFQGVGVERVFLLHSPRIDNIKVVRRGKVRRAKLYYLRDRVGKATRIKQRFDRSL